In Streptomyces canus, one DNA window encodes the following:
- a CDS encoding DoxX family protein yields the protein MKGHDAAALALRATLGPMLFAHGWNKVAGPGGLKGTTGWFEALGLKPAEVHARMAAGTEMAAGVGIALGAANPLPAAAAVGLMTVAARTDHRGKGFFVFKGGWEYAGVVGGAAVALAALGNGRYSLDGLLRRQHAGSRHALLAAGVGTASAAALLALCYRPQQKPDGTDQ from the coding sequence GTGAAGGGCCACGACGCCGCCGCCCTCGCGCTGCGCGCGACCCTCGGCCCGATGCTCTTCGCGCACGGCTGGAACAAGGTCGCCGGACCGGGCGGGCTCAAGGGCACCACGGGCTGGTTCGAGGCGCTGGGCCTCAAGCCGGCCGAGGTGCACGCCCGGATGGCGGCGGGCACCGAGATGGCGGCCGGGGTGGGCATCGCGCTCGGCGCGGCCAACCCGCTCCCCGCCGCGGCGGCCGTCGGCCTGATGACCGTGGCCGCGCGGACCGACCACCGCGGCAAGGGCTTCTTCGTCTTCAAGGGCGGCTGGGAGTACGCCGGTGTCGTGGGCGGCGCGGCCGTCGCACTGGCCGCGCTGGGCAACGGACGGTACTCGCTGGACGGCCTGCTGCGCCGCCAACACGCGGGCAGCCGACACGCGTTGCTGGCGGCCGGAGTCGGCACGGCGAGCGCGGCGGCGCTGCTGGCGCTGTGCTACCGGCCGCAGCAGAAACCGGACGGGACAGATCAATGA
- a CDS encoding carboxymuconolactone decarboxylase family protein produces the protein MAKQETGAGGVAAIAEADAPVFETLVQMTLDTFERSGLDQETYLLARIAALVAMDASAPSYLLNIGTAAEIGMPLEKIQGTLVAIAPVVGSARIVSAARAIGDAFGLELPGEEEQ, from the coding sequence ATGGCCAAGCAAGAGACAGGCGCGGGCGGCGTCGCCGCCATCGCCGAAGCGGACGCTCCCGTCTTCGAGACGCTGGTCCAGATGACGCTCGACACGTTCGAGCGGTCCGGGCTGGATCAGGAGACGTACCTGCTGGCACGCATCGCGGCTCTGGTGGCCATGGACGCCTCTGCCCCCTCGTACCTGCTCAACATCGGCACCGCAGCGGAGATCGGTATGCCGCTGGAGAAGATCCAGGGAACGCTCGTGGCGATCGCCCCCGTAGTGGGCAGCGCACGGATCGTGTCCGCCGCCCGCGCCATCGGCGACGCATTCGGCCTGGAACTCCCCGGAGAAGAGGAGCAGTGA
- a CDS encoding SHOCT domain-containing protein — MDSYVNLAYDYPVLGAFWTVMWIFLWVMWIFLLFRVVVDIFRDDSMNGWAKTGWLVFTIVLPFLGVFVYLIARGKDMGKREQEHTRAKLEATNQYVRETTGTTGPASEADQLAKLSEVRARGDISDEEYRRAKEKVLH; from the coding sequence ATGGACAGCTATGTGAACCTGGCCTACGACTACCCGGTACTGGGCGCCTTCTGGACGGTCATGTGGATCTTCCTGTGGGTCATGTGGATCTTCCTGCTCTTCCGCGTCGTCGTCGACATCTTCCGCGACGACTCCATGAACGGCTGGGCCAAGACGGGATGGCTGGTCTTCACGATCGTCCTCCCCTTCCTGGGCGTCTTCGTCTACCTCATCGCCCGGGGCAAGGACATGGGCAAGCGTGAACAGGAGCACACCAGGGCCAAGTTGGAAGCGACGAACCAGTACGTCCGCGAGACCACCGGCACCACAGGGCCCGCGAGCGAGGCGGATCAACTGGCCAAGCTCTCGGAGGTCCGGGCCCGTGGCGACATCTCCGACGAGGAATACCGCCGGGCCAAGGAGAAGGTCCTCCACTAG
- a CDS encoding thiolase family protein, with the protein MTEAVIIGVGLHPFGRFPGKPALDMGADAVRLALADAGVNWPQIQGGYIGSYEVANPDAIVGRLGLTGIPMRGVFNGCATAGTAVALAARAIETGEHDLTIAIGLDKHPRGAFAADPSVAGIPSWYGQTGLFLTTHFFGMKINRYMHEHGISHETLARVASKNFRNAAGNDKAWRRTPLSPEEVLASPVLNYPLRQFMYCGPNEGAAAVVMCRADQAHKYTTTPVRVRATALRSRRLGAFEVQSPSFPVGEPVDSPSVDASRDAYERAGIGPEDVDVAQLQDTDAGSEIIHMAENGLCKDGEQERLIAEGATEIGGRLPVNTDGGLLGNGEPIGASGLRQIHEIVLQLRGTAGTRQIPGTPRVGYTHLYGAPGASAVTILST; encoded by the coding sequence ATGACCGAGGCCGTCATCATCGGGGTGGGCCTGCACCCCTTCGGCCGGTTCCCCGGCAAGCCCGCGCTGGACATGGGCGCGGACGCGGTACGGCTGGCGCTCGCCGACGCGGGCGTGAACTGGCCGCAGATCCAGGGCGGTTACATCGGCAGCTACGAGGTCGCCAACCCGGACGCGATCGTCGGCAGGCTCGGCCTGACCGGCATACCGATGCGCGGTGTCTTCAACGGCTGCGCGACGGCCGGTACGGCGGTGGCGCTGGCCGCCCGCGCGATCGAGACCGGCGAGCACGACCTGACGATCGCGATCGGCCTGGACAAGCACCCGCGTGGCGCGTTCGCCGCCGACCCGTCCGTGGCAGGCATCCCCTCCTGGTACGGGCAGACCGGGCTCTTCCTCACCACCCACTTCTTCGGCATGAAGATCAACCGCTATATGCACGAGCACGGCATCTCCCACGAGACGCTCGCCCGCGTGGCCTCGAAGAACTTCCGCAACGCGGCCGGGAACGACAAGGCCTGGCGCCGGACGCCCCTGTCGCCCGAGGAGGTCCTCGCCTCGCCGGTCCTCAACTACCCCCTGCGGCAGTTCATGTACTGCGGGCCGAACGAGGGCGCCGCGGCCGTCGTGATGTGCCGGGCCGACCAGGCCCACAAGTACACGACCACCCCCGTACGCGTCCGGGCCACCGCCCTGCGCAGCCGCAGGCTCGGCGCGTTCGAGGTGCAGAGCCCGTCGTTCCCGGTCGGGGAGCCCGTGGACAGCCCGAGCGTGGACGCCTCCCGGGACGCGTACGAACGCGCGGGCATCGGCCCCGAAGACGTCGACGTCGCCCAGCTCCAGGACACCGACGCCGGGTCGGAGATCATCCACATGGCGGAGAACGGCCTCTGCAAGGACGGCGAGCAGGAACGCCTCATCGCTGAGGGTGCCACCGAGATCGGCGGCCGGCTCCCGGTCAACACCGACGGCGGACTCCTCGGCAACGGAGAACCGATCGGCGCGTCCGGACTGCGTCAGATCCACGAGATCGTCCTCCAGCTGCGCGGTACCGCGGGCACGCGCCAGATCCCCGGCACACCGCGCGTCGGCTACACCCACCTGTACGGCGCGCCCGGCGCGTCGGCGGTGACGATCCTCTCGACCTGA
- a CDS encoding acyl-CoA dehydrogenase family protein, translating into MESDDMRDFAAEARRFLDAHVAKAPDRTALTWGEGDDSMAYFSSLPLEEEREFVQRAREWQRIRHENGFGWITGPVEYGGRGLTPVHDLLYDAIESEYDVADTGVLSVIGLGMIGPTILAHAQPRIKDRWLPAMYRGDAIACQLFSEPGAGSDLASVATRAVREGEDWVLNGQKVWTSVAQHSQIGLALTRTNPEAPKHRGITAFLVPMDAPGVEVRPLRQMTGGADFNEVFLTDVRIPDDHRLGEVDGGWTVALTTLMNERATVGSEGVGPVAAALSPDHLSALMRATWTWDDRALRARLAELLVDVLATEHLNARALRRLRAGVAPGPEMSVSKLMYGQNLTRAAHFVSDVLGPRIIADTGQWGTYAWTELLLATPALRILGGTEEIMKNILAERVLGLPKEPVTAAAKEVRP; encoded by the coding sequence ATGGAATCCGACGACATGCGGGACTTCGCCGCCGAGGCGCGCCGCTTCCTCGACGCGCACGTGGCGAAGGCCCCCGACCGCACCGCCCTCACCTGGGGCGAGGGCGACGACTCGATGGCGTACTTCAGCAGCCTCCCGCTCGAGGAGGAACGGGAGTTCGTGCAACGGGCCCGGGAGTGGCAGCGGATCCGCCACGAGAACGGCTTCGGCTGGATCACGGGACCGGTGGAGTACGGCGGCCGGGGCCTGACCCCCGTCCACGACCTGCTCTACGACGCCATTGAGTCGGAGTACGACGTCGCCGACACCGGTGTGCTCAGCGTGATCGGCCTGGGCATGATCGGGCCGACGATCCTGGCCCACGCCCAGCCCCGCATCAAGGACCGCTGGCTGCCCGCGATGTACCGCGGGGACGCCATCGCCTGCCAGCTGTTCAGCGAACCAGGCGCGGGATCCGACCTGGCGAGCGTGGCGACCCGGGCCGTCCGCGAGGGCGAGGACTGGGTGCTCAACGGGCAGAAGGTGTGGACGTCGGTCGCCCAGCACAGCCAGATCGGCCTCGCTCTGACCCGTACGAACCCGGAAGCGCCCAAGCACCGCGGCATCACGGCGTTCCTCGTCCCCATGGACGCCCCCGGAGTCGAGGTCCGGCCGCTGCGGCAGATGACCGGCGGCGCGGACTTCAACGAGGTCTTCCTCACCGACGTACGCATCCCCGACGACCACCGGCTCGGCGAGGTCGACGGCGGCTGGACGGTCGCCCTGACCACCCTGATGAACGAGCGCGCGACGGTCGGCAGCGAGGGAGTCGGCCCGGTGGCCGCCGCCCTGTCCCCGGACCACCTCTCGGCGCTCATGCGGGCCACCTGGACCTGGGACGACCGGGCCCTGCGCGCCCGCCTCGCCGAACTCCTCGTGGACGTCCTGGCCACCGAACACCTCAACGCCCGCGCCCTCCGCAGGCTGCGCGCGGGGGTCGCGCCGGGCCCCGAGATGTCCGTCTCGAAGCTGATGTACGGCCAGAACCTCACCCGCGCGGCGCACTTCGTGTCCGACGTGCTCGGCCCCCGGATCATCGCCGACACCGGCCAGTGGGGCACGTACGCATGGACCGAACTGCTGCTGGCCACCCCGGCGTTGCGCATCCTCGGCGGCACCGAGGAGATCATGAAGAACATCCTCGCGGAACGCGTCCTCGGCCTGCCCAAGGAACCGGTGACCGCCGCTGCCAAGGAGGTGCGGCCGTGA
- a CDS encoding SDR family NAD(P)-dependent oxidoreductase, with translation MGILDDKVAIVTGGGRGLGRAHCLALAEAGATVVVNDLGSGIHGEQTGDSPADEVVAEITKLGGRAIANHSSVTDWAATETMVADTVAEFGHLDIVVNNAGIVRDRMLFSMTEAEFDSVIAVHLKGTFALTRHACAYWREASKRGERVAGRVINTTSGTGLFGNQGQSNYGAAKAGIAGLTVLTALEMRRYGVTANAISPIAATRMTDGLAVGESLQATEGFDPRDPANASGVVVYLASDSAAWLTGQVLRIEGNRLNRLQGWTVAAVHPSQSGQALTYDELVDAVPQLYGAVPVGRATGVGQ, from the coding sequence GTGGGCATCCTCGACGACAAGGTCGCCATCGTCACCGGCGGCGGCAGAGGCCTTGGCCGGGCGCACTGTCTGGCGCTCGCCGAGGCCGGCGCGACCGTGGTCGTGAACGACCTCGGCTCGGGCATACACGGCGAGCAGACCGGCGACTCCCCCGCCGACGAGGTCGTCGCCGAGATCACCAAGCTCGGCGGCCGGGCGATCGCCAACCACTCCTCGGTGACCGACTGGGCGGCGACCGAGACCATGGTCGCGGACACCGTCGCGGAGTTCGGCCACCTCGACATCGTCGTGAACAACGCGGGCATCGTGCGCGACCGGATGCTGTTCTCGATGACCGAGGCGGAATTCGACTCCGTCATCGCGGTGCACCTGAAGGGCACTTTCGCGCTCACCCGGCACGCGTGCGCGTACTGGCGAGAGGCGTCGAAGCGCGGCGAGCGGGTCGCCGGCCGGGTCATCAACACGACGTCCGGGACCGGCCTGTTCGGCAACCAGGGCCAGTCCAACTACGGGGCCGCGAAGGCCGGAATAGCCGGGCTCACCGTCCTGACCGCCCTGGAGATGCGCCGCTACGGCGTGACCGCGAACGCCATCTCGCCGATCGCGGCCACGCGGATGACGGATGGGCTGGCCGTCGGCGAGTCCCTCCAGGCCACCGAGGGCTTCGACCCGCGCGATCCCGCCAACGCCTCCGGGGTCGTCGTCTACCTGGCCTCCGACAGCGCGGCCTGGCTGACCGGTCAGGTCCTGCGCATCGAGGGCAACCGGCTGAACCGGCTGCAGGGCTGGACGGTCGCCGCCGTCCACCCGAGCCAGTCGGGGCAGGCCCTCACCTACGACGAGCTCGTCGACGCGGTACCGCAGTTGTACGGCGCCGTCCCCGTCGGCCGGGCGACGGGCGTCGGCCAGTGA
- a CDS encoding acyl-CoA dehydrogenase family protein — translation MTADESELRELRAAVREFLEAKSPEEAVRKLMESEPRFDPAVWSQAADQLRLPGLAIPEEYGGDGFGRVELGVVLEEMGRALFCAPFFATVLLAAQALLASGDKEACARLLPGIAAGRTTATLAVAEDHGSWDPAMVSARAVPDGDAGWTVRGRKCFVIDGTTADLILVVARTVAGPTLFAVERDAAGLAAEPMETLDATRAMARLTLDAVPATLVGAEGAGGRIMAKVLDIASVGLAAEQAGGARRCLETSAEYARARHQFGRPIGSFQAVKHKCADMLVQVELAEAASREAARLADEGSPDFPVAATVAHACCSRAYMIAAMENIQVHGGIGFTWEHPAHLYFRRAKSSQLLFGGPAVYHERLLDRLGI, via the coding sequence GTGACCGCCGACGAGAGCGAACTGCGGGAACTGCGGGCAGCCGTACGGGAGTTCCTGGAAGCCAAGTCGCCCGAGGAAGCGGTCCGCAAGCTGATGGAGAGCGAGCCGCGCTTCGACCCGGCGGTGTGGTCCCAGGCGGCCGACCAACTGCGCCTGCCGGGCCTGGCGATCCCCGAGGAGTACGGCGGCGACGGCTTCGGACGCGTCGAACTCGGCGTCGTCCTGGAGGAGATGGGCCGCGCACTGTTCTGCGCCCCCTTCTTCGCCACCGTCCTCCTGGCGGCCCAGGCCCTGCTGGCTTCGGGGGACAAGGAGGCCTGTGCGCGCCTCCTGCCCGGTATCGCGGCCGGGCGGACCACGGCCACCCTCGCCGTCGCCGAGGACCACGGCTCCTGGGACCCCGCCATGGTCTCGGCGCGCGCCGTGCCGGACGGCGACGCCGGCTGGACGGTACGCGGCCGCAAGTGCTTCGTCATCGACGGTACGACGGCCGACCTGATCCTCGTCGTCGCCCGTACCGTGGCCGGCCCCACCCTCTTCGCCGTGGAGCGGGACGCCGCGGGACTCGCGGCGGAACCGATGGAGACCTTGGACGCCACCCGGGCCATGGCGCGGCTGACCCTGGACGCCGTGCCCGCGACCCTCGTCGGGGCGGAGGGGGCGGGCGGCCGCATCATGGCCAAGGTCCTCGACATAGCCTCGGTCGGGCTCGCCGCCGAGCAGGCGGGTGGGGCGCGCCGGTGCCTGGAGACGAGCGCGGAGTACGCCCGCGCCCGCCATCAGTTCGGCCGGCCGATCGGTTCCTTCCAGGCGGTCAAGCACAAGTGCGCCGACATGCTCGTCCAGGTGGAACTGGCCGAAGCCGCCTCCCGTGAGGCGGCCCGGCTGGCCGACGAGGGCTCCCCGGACTTCCCGGTCGCCGCGACCGTGGCCCACGCCTGCTGCTCACGGGCGTACATGATCGCCGCCATGGAGAACATCCAGGTCCACGGCGGCATCGGCTTCACCTGGGAACACCCGGCCCACCTGTACTTCCGGCGGGCCAAGTCCTCGCAGCTGCTGTTCGGCGGCCCGGCGGTGTACCACGAGCGGTTGCTGGACCGGCTCGGGATCTGA
- a CDS encoding Zn-ribbon domain-containing OB-fold protein, with protein MTTAQRPVAEGLFTWPPAAAPLRLIGSECRVCGLVSFPAAATCVRCASDDSKERLLADRGTLWTYTTQDFRPPSPPYDGPETFEPYSVGYIELPGELLVEARLTEPDPDKLRIGQDMRLTLVPYTVQDDGTEVMTFAFAPVEESTEIEEEAS; from the coding sequence ATGACGACGGCACAACGCCCGGTCGCCGAGGGCCTGTTCACCTGGCCGCCCGCCGCCGCGCCCCTCCGGCTGATCGGTTCCGAGTGCAGGGTGTGCGGCCTGGTGAGCTTCCCGGCCGCCGCGACCTGCGTCCGGTGCGCGAGCGACGATTCGAAGGAACGGCTCCTGGCGGACCGCGGCACGCTGTGGACGTACACGACCCAGGACTTCCGCCCGCCGTCCCCGCCGTACGACGGCCCCGAGACCTTCGAGCCGTACTCCGTCGGATACATCGAGCTCCCCGGCGAGCTGCTGGTCGAGGCGCGACTGACCGAACCCGACCCGGACAAGCTGCGGATCGGGCAGGACATGCGGCTGACGCTCGTGCCCTACACCGTCCAGGACGACGGCACGGAGGTCATGACGTTCGCGTTCGCCCCGGTCGAGGAATCCACTGAGATCGAGGAGGAGGCGTCATGA
- a CDS encoding cation:proton antiporter, producing MSSGGWTVVAVAGVTAAYALVSRRLSSTPLSSAIVFVGAGILIGPAVLDIVDLEHDTAPITTLLEATLTLVLFTDAMTVRRRDLAAGGFLPGRLLGFGLPLSIGAGWLLAWPLLPGLTVWELALVGAILAPTDAALGKTAISNPRVPALVRHGLNVESGLNDGMVLPFFVVFLAAIPGTHYADEGAAGVFWRALVLSTALGLLVGGLGGRLLQWTRARGWVTREWRQVYLLAVAAASYELGVLTDGSGFIAAWVAGFAFGFALRRYRTGGEEEAHPDHTSDFAENLGGLLASISLLVFGAVLLGPALEHLSWRIVLYAVLSLTVVRMLPVALSLAGSGLRSPTVTYIGWFGPRGLASVVLALLVAEEHVPGVELLGRVVAITVGLSVLLHGVSAVTLAERYGRWYEKAAAATRGLREKAPVPEAPGRRRLGSLDRPET from the coding sequence ATGAGCAGTGGCGGCTGGACCGTTGTGGCGGTGGCGGGCGTCACCGCCGCGTACGCACTGGTTTCGCGTCGGCTGTCCTCGACGCCCCTGTCGTCGGCGATCGTGTTCGTCGGCGCCGGGATCCTCATCGGGCCGGCCGTGCTCGACATCGTCGACCTGGAGCACGACACCGCACCGATCACCACGCTCCTCGAGGCCACGCTGACCCTCGTGCTGTTCACCGATGCCATGACCGTGCGCAGACGGGACCTCGCGGCCGGGGGCTTTCTGCCGGGCCGTCTGCTGGGCTTCGGACTGCCGCTGAGTATCGGGGCGGGCTGGCTGCTTGCCTGGCCCCTGCTGCCGGGGCTGACGGTGTGGGAGCTCGCACTCGTCGGCGCGATCCTCGCCCCTACAGACGCCGCCCTCGGAAAGACGGCGATCTCCAATCCCCGGGTCCCGGCGCTCGTACGGCATGGACTGAATGTGGAAAGCGGCCTGAACGACGGCATGGTGCTGCCGTTCTTCGTCGTGTTCCTCGCCGCCATCCCGGGCACGCACTATGCGGACGAGGGTGCGGCAGGTGTCTTCTGGCGCGCACTCGTGCTGAGCACCGCGCTGGGGCTTCTGGTCGGTGGGCTGGGCGGTCGTCTGCTGCAGTGGACTCGGGCCAGAGGGTGGGTCACACGGGAGTGGCGGCAGGTCTATCTGCTGGCCGTCGCCGCGGCGTCGTACGAACTCGGCGTCCTGACGGACGGCAGCGGCTTCATCGCGGCCTGGGTGGCCGGGTTCGCCTTCGGGTTCGCCCTGCGCCGTTACCGGACCGGCGGCGAGGAGGAGGCACACCCGGACCACACCTCCGACTTCGCCGAGAATCTCGGCGGACTCCTGGCGTCGATCAGTCTTCTGGTCTTCGGAGCGGTGCTCCTCGGTCCTGCGCTGGAGCACCTGAGCTGGCGGATCGTCCTTTACGCGGTGCTCAGCCTCACCGTGGTCAGGATGCTGCCCGTGGCCCTCTCGCTCGCAGGGAGCGGACTCCGGTCGCCCACGGTGACGTACATCGGGTGGTTCGGGCCGCGCGGTCTCGCGTCCGTCGTGCTGGCGCTGCTCGTGGCGGAGGAACACGTTCCAGGGGTGGAACTGCTGGGCAGAGTGGTCGCGATCACCGTCGGCCTGAGTGTCCTCCTGCACGGCGTCTCGGCCGTGACCCTCGCTGAGCGGTACGGCCGCTGGTACGAGAAGGCCGCTGCCGCCACCCGCGGCCTGCGGGAGAAGGCACCCGTACCTGAGGCCCCCGGGCGCCGCAGGCTCGGCTCCCTGGACCGGCCCGAGACGTGA
- a CDS encoding acyl-CoA dehydrogenase family protein, which translates to MDAADFSAVLSEVRRFVRDRVVPLEAEIDEKDEMPADIREAAKKMGLFGFALPEEYGGLGLSMLEEAQLMFELGYTTPSLRSMFGTNNGIAGHVLMVGGTEEQKAEWLPRIASGDVLASFALTEPEAGSDPSTLTTRAHLDGDDWVINGAKRYITNAPLADVFMVFARTDPDAPRTRGISTFLVPAGTPGLTVAPKDHKMGQFGAWTADVFFDDVRVPASALVGGDAGLNRGFSTAMGCIAHGRVHISALMVGMAERLVDESVAYASTRKQSGKLIGSFQLVQGLIADSQTDYYAGRATVLEAARAFDAGTDTKIGPSCTKYFASEMVWRVADRAVQIHGGAGYMRGVAVERFYRDARLFRIYEGTSQIQQVIIAKALLGEAARG; encoded by the coding sequence ATGGACGCGGCTGACTTCAGCGCGGTGCTGTCCGAGGTCCGGCGTTTCGTCAGGGACCGTGTCGTGCCGCTCGAGGCGGAGATCGACGAGAAGGACGAGATGCCCGCGGACATCCGCGAGGCGGCCAAGAAGATGGGCCTGTTCGGCTTCGCGCTGCCCGAGGAGTACGGCGGACTGGGTCTGTCGATGCTCGAGGAGGCCCAGCTGATGTTCGAGCTGGGCTACACGACCCCGTCGCTGCGTTCGATGTTCGGCACGAACAACGGCATCGCGGGTCATGTCCTCATGGTGGGCGGCACCGAGGAACAGAAGGCGGAATGGCTGCCGAGGATCGCCTCCGGTGACGTACTGGCGTCGTTCGCGCTCACCGAACCCGAGGCCGGGTCCGACCCGTCGACGCTCACCACGCGCGCCCATCTGGACGGCGACGACTGGGTGATCAACGGCGCCAAGCGGTACATCACCAACGCCCCGCTCGCCGACGTCTTCATGGTCTTCGCCCGCACCGACCCCGATGCCCCGCGCACCCGGGGCATCTCCACCTTCCTGGTCCCGGCCGGAACGCCGGGCCTCACCGTGGCTCCCAAGGACCACAAGATGGGCCAGTTCGGCGCCTGGACCGCCGACGTCTTCTTCGACGACGTCCGCGTGCCGGCCTCCGCCCTCGTCGGCGGCGACGCCGGCCTCAACCGTGGCTTCTCCACGGCGATGGGCTGCATCGCCCACGGGCGGGTGCACATCTCCGCGCTGATGGTCGGCATGGCCGAGCGCCTGGTCGACGAGTCGGTCGCCTACGCGAGCACCCGCAAGCAGTCCGGGAAGCTCATCGGCTCCTTCCAGCTCGTCCAGGGCCTGATCGCCGACTCGCAGACCGACTACTACGCCGGACGCGCCACCGTCCTGGAGGCCGCCCGCGCCTTCGACGCCGGGACGGACACCAAGATCGGCCCGTCCTGCACGAAGTACTTCGCCAGCGAGATGGTGTGGCGGGTCGCGGACCGCGCCGTGCAGATCCATGGCGGTGCGGGCTACATGCGCGGGGTCGCCGTCGAGCGCTTCTACCGCGACGCCCGGCTGTTCCGCATCTACGAGGGCACCAGCCAGATCCAGCAGGTCATCATCGCGAAGGCGCTGCTGGGCGAGGCGGCGCGCGGCTGA